The [Eubacterium] siraeum genome contains a region encoding:
- the rpsP gene encoding 30S ribosomal protein S16, whose translation MVKIRLRRMGAKKAPFYRVVVADSRYPRDGRFIEEIGYYDPTKEPSVVSIDKEKADKWLANGAQPTDTVKKLLKIAAEK comes from the coding sequence ATGGTAAAGATCAGATTAAGACGTATGGGCGCTAAGAAGGCTCCTTTCTACAGAGTTGTGGTTGCAGATTCACGCTACCCCAGAGACGGACGTTTCATTGAAGAAATCGGTTACTACGATCCTACAAAGGAACCCTCTGTTGTATCTATCGACAAGGAAAAGGCTGACAAGTGGCTCGCTAACGGCGCTCAGCCCACAGATACAGTTAAGAAGCTCCTTAAGATTGCTGCTGAAAAGTAA
- a CDS encoding KH domain-containing protein gives MEKLLIAMVEDLVDDKSAIRVTVDEPKEDGTVVYHLHVAPDDMGRVIGKQGRIAKAIRTIMRAGAVRYNQKVMVEID, from the coding sequence ATGGAAAAATTGCTTATCGCTATGGTGGAAGACCTTGTAGATGACAAGTCCGCCATCCGGGTAACAGTTGACGAGCCTAAAGAGGACGGAACTGTTGTTTATCATCTGCACGTTGCTCCCGATGATATGGGACGTGTAATAGGCAAGCAGGGAAGAATAGCTAAGGCTATCCGTACCATTATGCGTGCAGGAGCAGTAAGATACAACCAGAAGGTTATGGTTGAGATCGACTGA
- a CDS encoding putative ABC transporter permease: MEHFGIEYWLFTFCIYCMAGWVQESTIESLYHRRPINRGFLRGPYIPIYGVGGLLLLFICHPFRDNGFQVFFVALIACTALEYFTGWLMETMFGKQFWDYSMFRITYKNRISLVSSLFWGVMGLFVTYVVSDITLYMLNNLPYRLICIAGTVISLVMAIDFLGTARKQIDVDKLRSTFSISNISTHIMRFDVIASRIPGFKARTGEKKEEDSAEYNGDDENDDR, translated from the coding sequence ATGGAACATTTCGGAATTGAATATTGGCTATTTACGTTCTGTATATATTGTATGGCAGGCTGGGTGCAGGAATCGACTATCGAGTCGCTGTATCACAGACGACCGATAAACAGAGGCTTCCTAAGAGGTCCCTATATTCCTATATACGGTGTCGGCGGACTGCTCCTTCTGTTTATCTGTCATCCTTTCAGAGATAACGGATTTCAGGTTTTCTTTGTGGCTCTTATTGCCTGCACGGCGCTTGAATACTTCACGGGCTGGCTTATGGAAACTATGTTCGGTAAGCAGTTCTGGGATTACAGTATGTTCAGGATAACCTATAAAAACAGAATATCGCTGGTGTCCTCGCTTTTCTGGGGAGTAATGGGATTGTTCGTGACGTATGTTGTTTCGGACATTACATTATATATGCTTAACAATCTGCCGTATCGGTTAATATGTATTGCAGGTACGGTCATATCACTGGTTATGGCGATTGATTTTCTCGGCACGGCAAGAAAGCAGATTGATGTCGATAAGCTGAGAAGCACATTCAGTATAAGCAACATAAGCACTCATATTATGCGCTTTGATGTGATTGCGTCACGCATTCCGGGCTTTAAAGCAAGAACCGGTGAAAAAAAAGAAGAGGATTCTGCCGAGTATAACGGCGATGATGAGAATGATGACAGATAA